In Emys orbicularis isolate rEmyOrb1 chromosome 14, rEmyOrb1.hap1, whole genome shotgun sequence, the sequence cACTAGCagcactcagcttttttttttttttgcccccccaccggtgtcccgatatttttttcatctcatctggtcaccctaggggaggTATTGCCACCCCAAATTGTGTACGTAGatgggggggcacaatttaaaggggGCGGAGGAAAGTTTGGGGTCCAGCCCCCAATATAGATGTCAAACAACACCTATGCCCGTCGGCCCCTGgactctccccaccctgccccagccaggcctgtgccgggcacgtagggtgaccagatgtcccgattttatagggtcagtcccgatatttggagctttttcttatataggctcctattcccccccccccccgtcccgatttttcacacttgctgtctggtcaccctacgggcACGGTGCCAGCCCAGCTGGTTCGGGAGGGCACAGAGGGGCCTGTCTGGCTCCCGCCGCTGGCTCGGGGCTTGGCCCTGCCCTGCGGGGAGCTGGGTCGGAGTCACACCCGGCCCGAAGCGCGGGTGAtgggcagggcccagctggcctccTGCCAGTACCTGCAGGCCGGAGCTCCTCCTGCAGCCGAGCGCCCCGACGCCCCGGCACAGCCTCTGCAGAGCCATGGGGGCGGGCAGGGGTCAGGAGCCGGGCCTGGCTGttgggcccccccccccgctcagtcTCCCAGTGTCCGCAGGGCAGCCCCCGCTGCTCCCCAAAGCGAAACCAGCCTCTCCactggcccggccccggctggGGGCACCCGGGGAGGCCGCCCATGTTAAGGTGGAACCGACTATTAAGGTGGCGCCGactggcagagccagggcagcgAGGGCCGGGCAGCGGGCAATCTCCTGCCCACAAGGGAAGCGACTGTCACTGCGTGAGGTGGTGGGGTTGGCTCGGGGGAAGGccgctggtgctgcctgcccATCTGAGCGGCGCCTGGCATGACAGCCCTACCCTGGCCTGCGCAAGCCCATCGTGACCCCTCTGCAGGTGCCCTCGGGGCGCCCAGCCCGCAGCATCCCAGAGAGCTTGTAAGGGCTTTGGAGAACCCCCAGGGACAGTGGGCTACAAGGTGAAactctcccagcccagggacgAGAGCAGGCGACGCCAGGGGGTCCCCACTGCCCCAGCTTTCTCCCCTCCCATGAGCCCTGTTGCGGCCCAGGAGCCAAGGACTGGAGAACACGGGCATGGCCAGTCTCTGACATTCCTTTATTGACCCGTCACGCTGAGAACATGCAGCTGAGTTAATTGGCCGCGATGGTTTGGTCGATCCAGGCCCTGAGCTTGGTGACGCGGGCGTAAACGCCGGGCGTGGAGGGGGAGCAGGTGCTGCTTCCCCAGGAGACGATCCCCACCAGGGTCCAGGCGCCATCCTTCTGGCACACCAGGGGGCCGCCGGAGTCACCCTGCAAGGACAAGCAGCAGGTTGGGGGGGGCGTCTCCTCCTAGGGGGGCGCAAAGCAAGGGGACCTGCTCATCCACCAGCTGTTCCCCCAATGCAAACGAGTCTGCGCTTGTCTGGATGGGGCCCTACGTATCCACTGCGAGCCTtagggctggggagagagatggggagcGGGGATCGCGGGCAAGAAAACAAGGGGTGTTGCAGGAAGACTGGTCCTTTAAGAGGGAAGAGGCCCATGCCCCTGTAACTGGTCAGCTGCCTCCCACGTGGGCTTAAGAAAGGCTATCTGGGGGCGGGCCTGGCAGGGCAAAAAGAGAGGTAGGGGTCAGAGGTAGATCACATCACATCACAGAGCTGGTGGGACTAGCTAAAGGTGCAGGCCGTTCTTGGGGAGAAGGGCCCAGAGCTGTGGAGCCCGGTTGAGTTTTGGGAGCTGTTATGCAGAGACCCCTAGGAACAAGGGGAAGAACTGGGTTGGTTAGGGGGCACTGAGCCTGAACCATGAGGGTTGGTGCTGGAGAGGGGATCTGGGGCAGGACTGTGAGCGAAGAGGCACATGCAGTGGGACACCGGGGAGCCCTCTCCTGGGAGACCGGACTGGGGGCTCCAGGGAAAGAGCGAATCTGGGGGCCCTCAGGGTCATGGCTGGAGAGTGAGACCCCCTGGGGGTCTGGCACATTGCAAGGGTTCCCCCTAGAGATTGTTCTAAAGTGGGGGCCAGCAGCTAGGAGTGATGTGTGGCCAGAAAGGTGGGCACAGGGGGCCACGGTGCTGCAGAGCTGGGTACCATGCAAGAGGAGGCTCCAGCGGCACCAGCGCAGATCATGACATCAGCGATCCTGAAGCCCCAGTAGGTCTTGCACTGTGTGTTGgtcagcaggggcagggctgcctgCTGCAGCTGGTCTGGGGTGTTCTGGGCTGGAAAACAAAAGGCAGGCAGGAGATGGCGTCAACCACGCAGCATGGGGCAGCCCCCAATCCCAGACAGTGCAGCCCCTGGCCTCGCCTGGCACTGGGACCtcaacagggagggaggggcctggAGAGCTCCCCCCTGGGGCCCCTCCGCAGAAGAAGGGGCCCCAGCTGCACCTGCCCTCCCGGGGCACGCACAAGACAGCTGTGTCCAGTCAGGCAGGACCCCTCGGGCCTCCCAGTCAAATTCTCTGGGtttggcctggggcagggagagaggcagggcctgggactCTAGccggagggggcagagggctgcccagagctgggggtcCTGAGTACGGCCCCCTTTCCTAGTCCAGTATGTAcccgggaggggcggggggctgaggtgAGGGGATGGGGCACAGAGTGGCACAGACACCCGGAGACATTACCCTTGGgatcagtcaggccccagcctgtGGTCACGCAGGTCAGGCCTCCAGGGAAGTCGTCAGTGGCCTCGGGCAGGCACACGGGGGACACGCGGGCTGTCAGCTTGGCTGGGGAGGCCAGcttcagcagggtgatgtcgttCTTCACGGTTAACATGCTGAAACTGGGGTTCTTGAAAACCTGCCACAGGAGACAGAGGAGCATGAGACCACGTCCAGCCCCTGTACGAGACCCCACCGATATCTCGTCCACTCCATAGCAGAACCCACATAGGCCACGTCCACCCCCCCTCCAGCAGGACTCCCCAGAGACCGCGTCCACCCCCTGCAGGACTCCGCGGAGCTCTGCCTGTGAGACATGACACAGGCTGACCTGTGAGTGTACCGGGGGTTGAGGTGGGCACGAAGGGTCACTGGGGGACCGGTGTTCCAGGCCCATGGAGGGAGGACATGTGCAGCCCCCGAGGGGACCCCGCACCAGCCAGCCCCCTACCTTGGCGATCTGCAGGACTTGCACATCCTCGGCCGGAGAACGTTGGTTAAATTCCCCCAGAACCACACGGTGACTTGTGCTGCGGGGGGAAGAAAAGGAAGCCCCGAGTTCAGGGAGCGGTGGGGCAGgcctgtctccctgcagcacCTTCCGTCCCCTCCGCTGGGCACTGCCCAGGCCTGGCGTGGGGGGTCTGTGCCCAGGAATTGTGGCAGGGCTGGTGGGAGCCCCTGGAACCAGCTGAGGGTACTGCCAGCCAGGCAGAGGATTGCAGGGCTGAAAGAAGCAGCCAGGGATGTGTGCCCTGAGCAGAGCTCCCTTCGTCAGGACACTGATGCCCGGGCCCCATCCCCAGCAGTATCTGCCAGGAGGGCTCAGTGCACGTGGCACATCCATCCCCTCTGTGTCCCCTTGCCCACCCGTCCCACTCTAGTGCCTGGGCTTCGTAGGGTCACCAgatgtctggtttttgactggaacacctggtcgaaaagggaccctggtggctccggtctgCGCCGCTGACtgagccattaaaagtctggtcggtagtgcagcagggctaaggcaggctccctgactgccctggcaccgtgtggctcccggaagtggcgaTATGTCCCTCGGCCCCTTGGCGCAGGAGCGATTAGGgaagctccgtgtgctgcccctgccgccagcgctggctctgcagctctcattggccaggaaccacggccaattggagctgtgggggcagcacctgcaggcgtGGGCAGCGCACCTCAGTCTAgtccggccgcttctgggagcagcgtggagccGCTGCCAGGGCAAGCAGGaaccctgccttagccccactgcaccaccgaCTCGGAGCCATCTAATGTAAGTGCTGCTGGGCCAGACCCcaaaccctgaaccccctcctgcaccctgaactccctgccccaggttagaaccccctcctgcaccctaactccctctaAGACCCTAtactccccacccacaccccaaccacctgccctgagccccctccaggagcccacacccctgccTGCATCACAACCCcgtaccccagcctggagccccctcctgcacctcaaactcctcttacccagccccacccaagggcccgcactcccagccagaaccctcatcccgcccgcaccccaacccccgtcccagcccagtgaaagtgagttagggtgggggagagtgagccactgagggaggggggctgcagtgagaaggggcagggcctcggggaaggggcaagggtgttcggttttgtgcaattagaaagttggcaaccctagggcctTGGCGCCCCGCAGCTCCTGCCTCGGTTCTACCTGACGCCGCAGTGAGCGGCGGTCACCACCCAGTTCTCGCTGATCAGGGAGCCGCCGCAGAAATGGAAGCCGGTgttgtcctgtggggagggggagagcaagcgGTGACTGAGCCGGCCCATGACAGCCACTTGCCGGGGACCCCCCCACTCTGCCTGGCAGGGGCTGCCAGGAACCAGGGGCGGGGAATTGGGGCCAGAGCATCAAACTAAGGGGGAGCAGAGGCTGAGACCCATCCCTGGGAAGTGGGCACCCCCTCTGGGCATCCAGTGCCCTCTGCCCCATCTGCCAGGCCCTGCTGGGCACAGATTGCAGCAGGGGCAGGCCTGCCCCACCCCGCAGGGATCTCTGCTGAGCCCGTGTGCTTGGAGGGGACCCAGGGCCTGCGATGcccggcaggggctgggagcggcAGGAGAGAAGCGGACTCGGGGCAGGGGAAGGATTCCCACCAGGGCCGTGCACCGGAGCTGAggctctctgggggcagggccagggccgcccggaggggggggggcaagtgggacaatttgccccaggccccgagccccgcaggggcccccacaagaatatagtattctatagtattgcaactttttttatggaaggggcccccgaaattgctttgccccaggccccctgaatcctctgggcggccctgggcagggccagggaaaggctcctggcaggtgcctttggagcGCAGAGAGGCCAGGTTAGTTCATCCCACTGTCTCGGGCAGCGCTGCCCATCGGCGGATGCTGCCCTGGGGTAACAGGCCCTTGCCCCACAGCAGAGCAGGCACCGAACgggggcagggaggctgggaaTCCACCTACACACTGGAGCCAATCTGAGCAGCCAGGGGCAGCCCAGCCagtgctgctgggaaatgcacaCAGAGCATGGAGGCAGATGTCCCAGGGAGCagctgagggggggtgggggggcagatacCACGGTGAAGGGCTTGTGCAGGACCTGTCAGAGGAATCCCCACTAGCACTGAGATGCTGCCTAGCTGCCCTGGGACACCATGaaatcacccccaccccaggttcTCTAAGGGCCAGGCCTTCCTGCCTTCCCCCCAGCTTTgctccccacaggggccccgGCCTGGCCGAAGGGGCTGCTGGGCTCTCACCTGTAGGGAGACCTGCCAGGGCCAGGATCCAGGAACCGCCGTCTCACCGTTCACGATTCGAGCGTAGCCGCTGATGGCAGGCTGGATGGCAgggaggccacagcctgggggagggaaggagaggagttacagctcccagggtccagCGGGGAGGGAGCACAGGGctagggcccaggctgctccatgGGGCACCGCACCAGTGGGGTGGCAGCTGGGGGAGCAGTTGGTAGCTGGGGGCCTTTGCTACAGCCATGGGCATACGCTGCCCACTCCAATTCACCTGGG encodes:
- the LOC135888797 gene encoding chymotrypsinogen 2-like, whose translation is MAFLWLLPCLAFLGTAHGCGLPAIQPAISGYARIVNGETAVPGSWPWQVSLQDNTGFHFCGGSLISENWVVTAAHCGVSTSHRVVLGEFNQRSPAEDVQVLQIAKVFKNPSFSMLTVKNDITLLKLASPAKLTARVSPVCLPEATDDFPGGLTCVTTGWGLTDPKGNNTPDQLQQAALPLLTNTQCKTYWGFRIADVMICAGAAGASSCMGDSGGPLVCQKDGAWTLVGIVSWGSSTCSPSTPGVYARVTKLRAWIDQTIAAN